One genomic region from Frateuria soli encodes:
- a CDS encoding serine hydrolase domain-containing protein: MGRGGGLCLTLALLATTFLTSSASASPATPSASYDPIVDAVVARYHLPGIAVGVIENGQVVYAATRGETVAGSGQPVTPETLFKIASNSKAMTTALLGRLVDQGKLAWDDPVTRYLPDFRMADPWVTRHMRVADLLTHSSGLPEGGGDLMLWPEPNAFTRQDIIHGLRYIKSGYSFRSQYQYDNLLYVVAGEVAAAAGGAPYETLMHREVFEPLGLSRCQVGRWSRDAVGNVAQPHYQKDGHNLPMRQDGPTIPAITSDPAGGIRCDLTDMLSWAKNWLMPTQAQLQWLSPAQRQVLQSPHMLIPVSRQRRAWDHTHVMAYGYGWRMADVDGEWVVWHTGTLGGMYSMLALLPDRKSGFVFMINGEAEDARTVLGEVLTKHFTAPDDDHDVAWYADALDREAAQRPAAARPPDTAAATAVAPAAFAWSGRYRDPWFGEITLCPRGDRVEWASRKSPHMHGTVRQLGKRYLVHWDDPAVDLDAWLDPHAGSPPTLTMAKLDPEGDFSSDYEDLHFERIGGCP, from the coding sequence CTGGGGAGAGGGGGAGGCCTCTGCCTCACACTCGCCCTGCTCGCCACCACCTTCCTGACGAGCAGCGCCTCCGCCTCCCCCGCCACTCCTTCGGCTTCCTACGACCCCATCGTCGACGCCGTCGTCGCCCGCTACCACCTGCCGGGCATCGCGGTCGGGGTGATCGAGAACGGCCAGGTCGTCTACGCCGCCACGCGCGGCGAGACCGTGGCCGGCTCCGGCCAGCCGGTCACCCCCGAAACGCTGTTCAAGATCGCCTCCAACAGCAAGGCGATGACCACCGCCCTGCTCGGCCGACTGGTCGATCAGGGCAAGCTCGCCTGGGACGACCCGGTCACCCGCTACCTGCCCGACTTCCGCATGGCCGACCCGTGGGTCACCAGGCACATGCGCGTGGCCGACCTGCTCACCCACTCCAGCGGCCTGCCCGAAGGCGGCGGCGACCTGATGCTGTGGCCCGAGCCCAACGCGTTCACCCGCCAGGACATCATCCACGGGCTTCGCTACATCAAGTCCGGCTACAGCTTCCGCTCGCAGTACCAGTACGACAACCTGCTCTACGTGGTCGCCGGCGAAGTCGCGGCGGCCGCCGGCGGCGCGCCGTACGAGACGCTGATGCATCGCGAGGTGTTCGAGCCATTGGGCCTCTCGCGTTGCCAGGTCGGCCGCTGGAGCCGCGACGCGGTGGGCAACGTGGCGCAGCCGCACTATCAGAAGGACGGCCATAACCTGCCCATGCGCCAGGATGGCCCGACCATTCCGGCGATCACTTCCGATCCCGCCGGCGGCATCCGCTGCGACCTCACCGACATGCTGAGCTGGGCGAAGAACTGGCTGATGCCCACACAGGCGCAGTTGCAGTGGCTCTCCCCCGCCCAGCGCCAGGTGCTGCAGTCGCCGCACATGCTCATTCCCGTCTCCAGGCAGCGCCGCGCCTGGGACCACACCCACGTGATGGCCTATGGCTACGGCTGGCGCATGGCCGACGTGGACGGGGAATGGGTGGTCTGGCACACCGGCACGCTGGGCGGCATGTACTCGATGCTGGCGCTGCTGCCGGACCGCAAAAGCGGTTTCGTTTTCATGATCAACGGCGAGGCCGAGGATGCACGCACCGTGCTGGGCGAGGTGCTGACCAAGCACTTCACCGCACCGGACGATGACCACGACGTCGCCTGGTACGCCGATGCGCTCGACCGCGAGGCGGCGCAGCGTCCGGCCGCCGCACGGCCTCCGGACACCGCGGCGGCCACCGCAGTCGCGCCGGCCGCCTTCGCCTGGAGCGGCCGCTACCGCGACCCATGGTTTGGCGAGATCACGCTGTGTCCGCGTGGGGACCGCGTCGAATGGGCCTCGCGCAAGTCGCCGCACATGCACGGGACGGTCAGGCAGCTGGGCAAGCGCTATCTCGTCCATTGGGACGACCCGGCGGTGGACCTCGATGCCTGGCTCGATCCGCACGCCGGCTCGCCGCCCACGTTGACCATGGCCAAGCTCGATCCCGAGGGCGACTTCAGCTCGGACTACGAGGACTTGCACTTCGAACGCATCGGAGGCTGTCCATGA
- a CDS encoding dipeptidase codes for MRKFARLALLALPLAAALPAQARQDPPITIDTHVDIPFTYMREPRFDVGKDTPLLVDLGKMRRGGLDAAFFVVWVPQHKLDAAGYARAVEQAERKYEAIGRMLMLYPDRIRAATSPEQALANRKAGLLSAMIGIENAYSLGHDLHRLDAAYDRGARYVGLVHVGNNDLCTSSMPDTDHGEPAMNGAGDHGMTDFGRQVVARANALGMMVDVSHASDACVRDVLAVSTAPVIASHSGARALLDHPRNLPDDLLRAIAAKGGVVQAVAYKEFLKYDPGREAAEKKLQAEVAHQAGDKEYDSDKHDYLPAMAAGMAKIQQKFPLPTVDDYVKQIRHIADVAGIDHVGIASDFDGGGGITGWKDASETRNVTAALRRAGFSDADIARIWGGNLLRVWREVERDARH; via the coding sequence ATGCGTAAATTCGCCCGCCTTGCCCTGCTCGCCCTGCCGCTCGCCGCCGCGCTGCCCGCACAGGCACGGCAGGACCCGCCGATCACCATCGACACCCACGTCGATATCCCGTTCACCTACATGCGCGAGCCGCGCTTCGACGTCGGCAAGGACACGCCGCTGCTGGTGGACCTCGGCAAGATGCGGCGCGGCGGCCTGGATGCCGCCTTCTTCGTGGTCTGGGTGCCGCAGCACAAGCTCGATGCCGCCGGCTACGCCAGGGCGGTCGAGCAGGCCGAGCGGAAGTACGAGGCGATCGGCCGCATGCTGATGCTGTACCCGGACCGCATTCGCGCGGCCACCTCGCCGGAACAGGCGCTGGCCAACCGCAAGGCAGGCCTGCTCTCGGCGATGATCGGCATCGAGAACGCCTATTCGCTCGGCCATGACCTGCACCGGCTGGATGCCGCCTACGATCGCGGCGCGCGCTATGTGGGCCTGGTGCACGTGGGCAACAACGACCTGTGCACCAGTTCGATGCCCGACACCGACCACGGCGAGCCCGCGATGAACGGTGCCGGCGACCACGGCATGACCGACTTCGGCCGCCAGGTGGTCGCGCGCGCGAACGCGCTGGGCATGATGGTGGATGTCTCGCACGCCTCCGACGCCTGCGTGCGTGATGTACTGGCGGTGTCGACGGCGCCGGTCATCGCCTCGCACTCCGGCGCCCGTGCCTTGCTCGACCACCCGCGCAACCTGCCCGACGACCTGCTGCGCGCCATCGCCGCCAAGGGCGGCGTGGTCCAGGCGGTGGCCTACAAGGAATTCCTCAAGTACGACCCGGGCCGCGAGGCGGCCGAGAAGAAGTTGCAGGCCGAAGTCGCGCATCAGGCTGGCGACAAGGAATACGACAGCGACAAGCACGACTACCTGCCCGCGATGGCCGCGGGCATGGCGAAGATCCAGCAGAAGTTCCCGCTGCCCACGGTCGACGACTACGTGAAGCAGATCCGCCACATCGCCGACGTCGCCGGCATCGACCACGTCGGCATCGCCTCGGACTTCGACGGCGGCGGCGGCATCACCGGCTGGAAGGACGCCAGCGAGACCCGCAACGTCACCGCCGCGCTGCGCCGTGCCGGCTTCAGCGATGCCGACATCGCCAGGATCTGGGGCGGCAACCTGCTGCGCGTGTGGCGCGAGGTGGAACGCGATGCACGGCATTGA
- the lysA gene encoding diaminopimelate decarboxylase codes for MTPTTAPSRHDETATVPGPQPTFDGVDLHALAARLGTPLYAYSANAIRRRIGELQAALHGLDATICYAVKANSNRAILELMSAAGLGADIVSAGELQRALAAGIPAGRMVFSGVGKTDGEIDAALAAGIARFNVESLDELHAIERVAMARRVVASAAVRINPDVDALTHAKISTGRAENKFGVSITEARRWFDQRRQLSHVRLDGLHVHIGSQILDLTPVRLALQRVAAFWRELVQAGHPVASIDVGGGLGVRYRAGHDRPVAAADYADVIREALAGFDGRLLLEPGRYLVAEAGVLLTRVLRIKEGNERRFLVLDAAMNDLQRPSLYDAWHDIVPVAPQPRPLATYDVVGPVCETGDTFARARVLPECAAGDLLAIQGTGAYGASMASTYNSRPLAAEVLLDDGRYAVIRRRQTLEEMVAGEQSAQDWATP; via the coding sequence ATGACCCCGACGACCGCTCCATCCCGGCACGACGAGACCGCTACCGTGCCCGGTCCGCAACCGACCTTCGATGGCGTGGACCTGCACGCGCTTGCCGCGCGGCTGGGCACGCCGCTTTACGCCTACTCGGCCAACGCGATCCGCCGCCGGATCGGCGAACTCCAGGCCGCCCTGCATGGCCTGGACGCCACCATCTGCTACGCGGTCAAGGCCAACTCCAACCGCGCCATCCTCGAACTGATGTCCGCCGCCGGACTGGGCGCGGACATCGTCTCGGCCGGCGAACTGCAGCGCGCGCTGGCAGCCGGCATCCCGGCCGGCCGCATGGTTTTCTCCGGCGTGGGCAAGACCGATGGGGAGATCGATGCCGCGCTCGCCGCGGGCATCGCCCGCTTCAACGTCGAGTCGCTGGACGAGCTGCACGCCATCGAGCGCGTGGCCATGGCGCGCCGCGTGGTGGCGAGCGCCGCGGTGCGGATCAACCCCGACGTCGATGCGCTGACCCACGCCAAGATTTCCACCGGCCGCGCCGAGAACAAGTTCGGCGTGAGCATCACCGAGGCGCGCCGCTGGTTCGACCAGCGGCGGCAGCTCTCGCACGTTCGCCTCGATGGCCTGCACGTGCACATCGGCTCGCAGATCCTCGACCTGACGCCCGTCCGGCTGGCGCTGCAGCGCGTCGCCGCGTTCTGGCGTGAACTGGTCCAGGCCGGCCACCCGGTCGCCAGCATCGACGTGGGTGGCGGCCTGGGCGTGCGCTACCGGGCAGGCCACGACCGGCCGGTCGCCGCTGCCGACTATGCCGACGTGATCCGCGAGGCACTGGCCGGCTTCGACGGCCGGTTACTGCTGGAACCCGGCCGCTACCTGGTGGCCGAGGCGGGCGTGCTGCTGACCCGGGTGCTGCGCATCAAGGAGGGCAACGAGCGGCGTTTCCTGGTGCTGGACGCGGCCATGAACGACCTGCAGCGGCCCAGCCTGTACGACGCCTGGCACGACATCGTGCCGGTCGCGCCGCAGCCGCGGCCGCTGGCCACCTACGACGTGGTCGGCCCGGTCTGCGAGACCGGCGACACCTTCGCCCGCGCCCGCGTGCTGCCCGAGTGCGCGGCCGGCGACCTGCTGGCCATCCAGGGCACCGGTGCCTACGGCGCATCGATGGCCTCCACCTACAACTCGCGCCCGCTCGCCGCCGAAGTGCTGCTCGACGATGGCCGCTATGCCGTCATCCGTCGCCGCCAGACGCTGGAGGAGATGGTCGCCGGCGAGCAGTCGGCGCAGGATTGGGCCACCCCATGA
- a CDS encoding TonB-dependent receptor: MSSKVWNMRRTVLGTALGLALAAFGAPQAHAANTDGSVAGRTQAGATVTVTNPDTGFTRTIVADSDGSYRFPFLPVGQYTITATSGGEPVGPTRNVTVALGTTTTVDLGAVDATNLSTINVTSSVLPVIDVSSTESATIVSRADLVRLPVDQNVSSVALLAPGVVKGNAGFGGISFGGSSIAENAFYVNGLNVTDFYNRNGFSEAPFAFYDQFQVKTGGYSVEFGRTTGGVVNAVARSGTNEFKGGAEITMEPGNWHSRGHDYYFDGERYYTSSRDQDSLIKTNVWASGPIVKDKLFFFAMYEARGASPHNTDNVGTTMTDHSANQGFWGGTIDWNITDNNTLSLMAFSDKNKDTGDVYSYDYDTDTRIAKTNEVYTNTGGRNWALTWTSYLTNDLSMKLMYGRNQRQADVSSQLDNECNRVAVSAGVPLPASDLPLGCTTSSSVISREDTRKQARADFEWTLGDHLLRFGYDHEVDTSDYDRHYPGPGGYYYNVYAVPDGGQVPNSNGGGRVPTGDTAWVRVRRYEIGGTFETKNAAWYIEDNWQITPNLVLNGGLRNDSFDNQDAEGRSYIKMDRQIAPRLGFSWDMKGDGTTKLFGNLGRYYLPVANVINIKQAGGLLDERSSHRFLGWQTQEINGFQYAMPIVGDPLPGSHTDTSQGDGTVGDLRSEVDHDMDPVYQDEAILGFQQMIDNSWSWGVSATYRKLHNAIDDMEISATAQCGEDGYVGWVMANPGKKVTVWGDTNCDGDADGYLTVDTSKEGWAMYRQDGVDADGDPIMTYIGQRGWVKPKRTYTALEFQLDRAWDEKWAFNASYVLAWNRGNAEGPVNSDTNFDDTGRTENFDDPWVNFGGNGYLPNDRRHQLKLRGTYAITPHWQVGANADVHSGGPITGFGVGNPYDASNYHSYYICVENCESDNSAERVYQHSARGAYGRLPWTYTLDASLSYILPFQGGGDLRVKLAVYNLLNQQRTVQVNQDLQSAISNETDSTFKLPIGFQSPRFTQLTVSVNF; this comes from the coding sequence ATGAGCAGCAAGGTTTGGAACATGCGCAGGACCGTGCTTGGCACGGCACTCGGACTGGCGCTCGCCGCCTTCGGCGCGCCGCAGGCACACGCGGCCAATACCGACGGTTCGGTGGCCGGCCGTACGCAGGCCGGCGCCACGGTGACCGTGACCAACCCGGACACCGGCTTCACCCGCACCATCGTCGCCGACAGCGACGGCAGTTACCGCTTCCCGTTCCTGCCGGTCGGCCAGTACACCATCACCGCGACCAGCGGCGGCGAGCCCGTCGGCCCGACCCGCAATGTCACCGTCGCCCTGGGCACGACCACCACGGTGGACCTGGGCGCGGTCGACGCGACCAACCTGTCCACGATCAACGTCACCAGCTCGGTGCTGCCGGTGATCGACGTCAGCTCGACCGAGTCGGCGACGATCGTCTCGCGCGCCGACCTGGTGCGCCTGCCGGTCGACCAGAACGTCAGCTCGGTGGCGCTGCTCGCGCCGGGCGTGGTCAAGGGCAACGCCGGCTTCGGCGGCATCTCCTTCGGCGGCTCGTCGATCGCCGAGAACGCGTTCTACGTCAACGGCCTCAACGTCACCGACTTCTACAACCGCAACGGTTTCTCCGAGGCGCCGTTCGCCTTCTACGACCAGTTCCAGGTCAAGACCGGCGGCTACTCGGTGGAGTTCGGCCGCACCACCGGCGGCGTGGTCAACGCGGTGGCGCGCTCGGGCACTAACGAGTTCAAGGGCGGCGCCGAGATCACCATGGAGCCGGGCAACTGGCATTCGCGCGGCCACGACTACTACTTCGACGGCGAGCGCTACTACACCTCCAGCCGTGACCAGGACTCGCTGATCAAGACCAACGTGTGGGCGTCCGGCCCGATCGTGAAGGACAAGCTGTTCTTCTTCGCCATGTACGAGGCGCGCGGCGCCAGCCCGCACAACACCGACAATGTCGGCACCACGATGACCGACCACAGCGCCAACCAGGGCTTCTGGGGCGGCACCATCGACTGGAACATCACCGACAACAACACGCTGTCGCTGATGGCGTTCTCCGACAAGAACAAGGATACCGGCGACGTCTACAGCTACGACTACGACACCGACACGCGCATCGCCAAGACCAACGAGGTTTACACCAACACCGGTGGCCGCAACTGGGCGCTGACCTGGACCAGCTACCTGACCAACGACCTGTCGATGAAGCTGATGTACGGCCGCAACCAGCGCCAGGCGGACGTCAGCTCGCAGCTGGACAACGAGTGCAACCGCGTGGCCGTGAGCGCCGGCGTGCCGCTGCCGGCAAGCGACCTGCCGCTGGGCTGCACGACCAGCTCTTCGGTGATCTCCCGCGAGGACACCCGCAAGCAGGCGCGCGCCGACTTCGAGTGGACGCTCGGCGACCACCTGCTGCGCTTCGGCTACGACCACGAGGTCGACACGTCCGACTACGACCGCCACTACCCCGGTCCGGGCGGCTACTACTACAACGTCTACGCCGTTCCCGACGGCGGCCAGGTGCCCAACTCCAACGGCGGCGGCCGCGTCCCGACGGGCGATACCGCCTGGGTGCGCGTGCGCCGCTACGAGATCGGCGGCACCTTCGAAACCAAGAACGCCGCCTGGTACATCGAGGACAACTGGCAGATCACGCCGAACCTGGTGCTCAACGGCGGCCTGCGCAACGACAGCTTCGACAACCAGGATGCCGAGGGCCGCAGCTACATCAAGATGGACCGGCAGATCGCCCCGCGCCTGGGTTTCTCCTGGGACATGAAGGGCGATGGCACCACCAAGCTGTTCGGCAACCTGGGCCGCTACTACCTGCCGGTAGCCAACGTGATCAACATCAAGCAGGCCGGCGGCCTGCTCGACGAACGGTCCTCGCACCGCTTCCTCGGCTGGCAGACGCAGGAGATCAACGGCTTCCAGTACGCCATGCCGATCGTGGGCGACCCGCTGCCGGGCAGCCACACCGACACCTCGCAGGGTGACGGCACGGTGGGCGACCTGCGTTCGGAGGTCGACCATGACATGGATCCGGTCTACCAGGACGAGGCGATCCTGGGCTTCCAGCAGATGATCGACAACAGCTGGTCGTGGGGCGTCAGCGCCACTTACCGCAAGCTGCACAACGCGATCGACGACATGGAGATCAGCGCCACCGCACAGTGCGGCGAGGACGGCTACGTCGGCTGGGTGATGGCCAACCCGGGCAAGAAGGTCACCGTCTGGGGCGATACCAATTGCGACGGCGACGCCGACGGCTACCTGACCGTCGACACCTCCAAGGAAGGCTGGGCGATGTACCGCCAGGACGGCGTGGATGCCGACGGCGATCCCATCATGACCTACATCGGCCAGCGCGGCTGGGTGAAGCCCAAGCGCACCTACACCGCGCTGGAGTTCCAGCTCGACCGCGCCTGGGACGAGAAGTGGGCGTTCAACGCCTCCTACGTGCTGGCATGGAACCGCGGCAACGCCGAGGGCCCGGTCAACTCCGACACCAACTTCGACGACACCGGCCGCACCGAGAACTTCGACGATCCGTGGGTGAACTTCGGCGGCAACGGCTACCTGCCCAACGACCGCCGCCACCAGCTGAAGCTGCGCGGCACCTACGCGATCACCCCGCACTGGCAGGTCGGCGCCAACGCGGACGTCCACTCCGGCGGTCCGATCACCGGTTTCGGCGTGGGCAATCCGTACGACGCGAGCAACTACCACAGCTACTACATCTGCGTGGAGAACTGCGAGTCGGACAACTCGGCCGAACGCGTGTACCAGCATTCGGCACGCGGCGCCTACGGCCGCCTGCCGTGGACCTACACCCTCGACGCCAGCCTGAGCTACATCCTGCCCTTCCAGGGCGGCGGCGACCTGCGGGTGAAGCTGGCCGTGTACAACCTGCTCAACCAGCAGCGCACGGTGCAGGTGAATCAGGACCTGCAGAGCGCGATCTCCAACGAAACCGACTCCACCTTCAAGTTGCCGATCGGCTTCCAGTCGCCGCGCTTCACGCAGCTGACCGTGAGCGTGAACTTCTAA
- a CDS encoding transglutaminase-like domain-containing protein, which translates to MTRVPAKQGKHEPTRRRALAYAALAGMFFCAAPALASLPPPGPPAIVAQIDQGHFAAARQAIDAALAKPGLTTGAREALEFQRERMHRILLDFTLTADDAKARIRKQIPDLTDAEFARWDKAGLLEHMVIDGRTLYFNRAPSNLYRLSAEARARRAVQTPIADGPNETLNDHHRAVFREALATGTAGVLPMRVRVTQTVTVDANAVPAGETVKAWIPYPRAIPGQQDDIRLVASQPAGARIAPVDTLQRTAYLEAPAQAGQPTVFKLTYELTLRAQSHAIDPARVVRTAITPALKPFVEERAPHIVFTDDLRAFSRKVVGDEKNPYRIAQKLFAAVDQVPWAGAREYSTISNISDYTLHAGHGDCGEQTMLLLTLLRLNGIPARWQSGWMFSDGDYDNIHDWGQLYLAPYGWVPVDVTFGQLEPKAGDDPRLRWFYVGGLDAYRIAFNDDYSRPFIPAKQFPRSETVDSQRGEVEWRGGNLYFDKWDYHFDWQFLHGRNDK; encoded by the coding sequence ATGACGAGGGTGCCAGCGAAGCAAGGCAAACACGAGCCGACGCGCCGGCGCGCGCTGGCGTACGCCGCCCTGGCCGGAATGTTCTTCTGCGCCGCGCCGGCGCTCGCCAGCCTGCCGCCGCCCGGGCCGCCCGCCATCGTGGCGCAGATCGACCAGGGCCATTTTGCCGCCGCGCGCCAGGCGATCGATGCGGCGCTGGCGAAGCCAGGCCTCACCACCGGGGCGCGCGAGGCGCTCGAGTTCCAGCGCGAGCGCATGCATCGCATCCTGCTCGACTTCACGCTCACCGCGGACGACGCGAAGGCACGCATCCGCAAGCAGATCCCCGACCTCACCGACGCCGAATTCGCGCGCTGGGACAAGGCCGGCCTGCTCGAACACATGGTGATCGACGGACGCACCCTCTACTTCAACCGCGCGCCGTCCAATCTCTATCGCCTGAGCGCCGAGGCCCGCGCGCGCCGCGCGGTACAGACGCCGATCGCCGACGGCCCGAACGAAACGCTCAACGACCACCACCGCGCCGTCTTCCGCGAAGCGCTCGCCACCGGGACCGCCGGCGTGCTGCCGATGCGCGTGCGCGTGACCCAGACCGTAACGGTGGACGCCAATGCGGTACCGGCCGGCGAAACGGTCAAGGCATGGATCCCCTACCCGCGCGCGATCCCCGGCCAGCAGGACGACATCCGCCTCGTCGCCAGCCAGCCGGCCGGGGCGCGTATCGCGCCGGTGGACACGCTGCAGCGCACCGCATACCTGGAGGCGCCGGCGCAGGCCGGCCAGCCGACCGTGTTCAAGCTCACCTACGAGCTCACCCTGCGCGCGCAATCCCATGCGATCGACCCGGCCAGGGTGGTGCGCACGGCGATCACGCCGGCACTGAAGCCCTTCGTCGAGGAGCGCGCGCCGCACATCGTCTTCACCGACGACCTGCGCGCGTTCTCGCGCAAGGTGGTGGGCGACGAGAAAAACCCCTACCGCATCGCGCAGAAGCTGTTCGCCGCCGTGGACCAGGTCCCGTGGGCCGGCGCACGCGAGTACTCCACCATCAGCAACATCAGCGACTACACGCTGCACGCCGGCCACGGCGACTGCGGCGAGCAGACGATGCTGCTGCTCACGCTGCTGCGCCTCAACGGCATCCCGGCGCGCTGGCAATCCGGCTGGATGTTCTCCGACGGCGACTACGACAACATCCACGACTGGGGCCAGCTCTACCTCGCCCCCTACGGCTGGGTGCCGGTGGACGTGACCTTCGGCCAGCTCGAGCCGAAGGCCGGGGACGACCCGCGCCTGCGCTGGTTCTACGTGGGCGGCCTGGACGCCTACCGCATCGCGTTCAACGACGACTACAGCCGCCCGTTCATTCCGGCCAAGCAATTCCCGCGCTCCGAGACGGTCGACTCGCAGCGCGGCGAGGTCGAGTGGCGCGGTGGCAACCTCTATTTCGACAAGTGGGATTACCACTTCGACTGGCAGTTCCTGCACGGACGCAACGACAAGTAA
- a CDS encoding DUF819 domain-containing protein, with protein sequence MIHTVWPYLAVMLLAAGLFPALERRTGWRVFNVLPPIVLVYLLVTALAVSGLWQVNGEIQAAQSTLVSHMVPALLFLLMINCDLRAIFALGPRVLGVFACTTVSLFIAFLATFLIYHRWLPGDDWHPLAALSGSWVGGTANMIAVKQGIGMSDQHLAMSLLTDAICYSMWVVVLFAVARLAPAFNRWTRARSSGDLVVAEAKPSGPTTPDTVLLWLGMALLAAALARWVAGYLPTSTMVSATTWTILLSTGAGLVVAHTPLARFPGAGTISGALLISVVAVLASQSNFHGIAAAPLYLLCGVTVITLHAILLVGFAKLFRFDLFLCGIASLAHIGGVAATPILAASYSRALVPVGILLALLGYILGTGFGLLVASIMSTLAGP encoded by the coding sequence GTGATCCACACGGTATGGCCGTACCTGGCCGTGATGCTGCTGGCCGCCGGCCTTTTCCCGGCGCTCGAGCGGCGTACCGGCTGGCGCGTGTTCAACGTGCTGCCGCCGATCGTGCTGGTCTACCTGCTGGTGACGGCGCTGGCGGTCTCGGGGCTGTGGCAGGTCAATGGCGAGATCCAGGCCGCGCAGTCGACGCTGGTGTCGCACATGGTGCCGGCGCTGCTGTTCCTGCTGATGATCAACTGCGACCTGCGCGCGATATTCGCGCTGGGCCCGCGCGTGCTGGGCGTGTTCGCCTGCACCACGGTCAGCCTTTTCATCGCCTTCCTCGCCACCTTCCTGATCTACCACCGCTGGCTGCCGGGCGACGACTGGCATCCGCTGGCCGCGCTGTCGGGAAGCTGGGTCGGCGGAACGGCGAACATGATCGCGGTCAAGCAGGGCATCGGCATGTCCGACCAGCACCTGGCGATGAGCCTGCTCACCGACGCGATCTGCTACTCGATGTGGGTAGTGGTGCTGTTCGCCGTGGCGCGGCTGGCGCCGGCGTTCAACCGCTGGACGCGGGCCAGGTCCAGCGGCGACCTGGTCGTGGCGGAAGCGAAGCCGTCTGGTCCGACCACCCCCGACACGGTCCTGCTGTGGCTGGGCATGGCACTGCTGGCGGCGGCGCTGGCGCGCTGGGTGGCCGGCTACCTGCCGACCTCGACCATGGTCAGCGCGACCACCTGGACGATCCTGCTGTCCACCGGCGCGGGACTGGTGGTGGCACACACGCCGCTGGCCCGTTTTCCGGGCGCGGGGACGATATCCGGTGCGCTGCTGATCAGCGTGGTGGCGGTGCTGGCCTCGCAGAGCAACTTCCACGGCATCGCCGCGGCACCGCTGTACCTGCTCTGCGGCGTCACGGTCATCACGCTGCACGCGATCCTGCTGGTCGGTTTCGCCAAGCTGTTCCGCTTCGACCTGTTTCTCTGCGGTATCGCGTCGCTGGCGCACATCGGCGGCGTGGCGGCGACGCCGATCCTGGCGGCGAGCTATTCGCGCGCGCTGGTGCCGGTGGGCATCCTGCTCGCGCTGCTGGGCTACATACTGGGCACCGGTTTCGGCCTGCTGGTGGCATCGATCATGTCGACGCTGGCGGGACCGTGA